A window from Synechococcales cyanobacterium T60_A2020_003 encodes these proteins:
- the psb27 gene encoding photosystem II protein Psb27: protein MKKIVSRLLAMVLVVVMGVGLVSCSSAPTGLTGNYRDDTIALINTLRTAIELPDDSAEKQSAQAQARQMINDFSSLYRRDGAYTKLSSYTTMRTALNSLAGHYSSYPNRPVPEKLKERLELEFNRVESALKRGA from the coding sequence ATGAAAAAGATTGTTTCTCGCCTTTTGGCAATGGTTTTGGTTGTTGTGATGGGAGTTGGCTTGGTCAGCTGCTCCTCTGCGCCAACCGGGCTGACGGGTAACTATCGCGATGATACAATTGCCCTTATTAATACATTGCGAACCGCTATAGAACTTCCCGACGATTCAGCCGAAAAGCAATCGGCTCAGGCGCAGGCTCGGCAAATGATTAACGATTTCTCGTCGTTGTACCGTCGGGATGGAGCTTACACCAAGCTCAGTTCGTACACCACAATGCGGACTGCACTTAATTCCTTAGCGGGTCACTATAGTTCGTATCCTAATCGTCCAGTACCCGAAAAGCTTAAGGAGCGTCTAGAGCTTGAATTTAACCGAGTTGAGTCCGCGTTAAAGCGCGGCGCATAA